The following proteins are co-located in the Haloarcula marismortui ATCC 43049 genome:
- the carB gene encoding carbamoyl-phosphate synthase large subunit gives MTADEDRTILLIGSGPIKIGQAAEFDYSGAQACRALQEEGARVVLVNSNPATIMTDPEMADKVYLEPINTEAISEIIRKEEPDGVIAGLGGQTGLNVTAELAEEGVLDEYDVDVMGTPLDTIYATEDRDLFKQRMEDIGEPVPRSTTITLDDGESVTDLDEDSLIDRVESAVDEVGGLPVIARTTYTLGGSGSGVVDEMDELIERVRKGLRLSRNNEVLITESISGWVELEYEVMRDADDSCIIICNMENIDPMGIHTGESTVVTPSQVIPDEGHQEMRDSALKVIRDLGIQGGCNIQFAWHDDGTPGGEYRVVEVNPRVSRSSALASKATGYPIARVTAKVALGKRLHEIDNEITGETTAAFEPAIDYVVTKVPRWPIDKFRDTEFELSTAMKSTGEAMSIGRTFPESLLKALRSSEYNPAADFNEIDDAELETEYLEKPTPDRPYAMFEAFCRGYTVEEVVDITDIKEWYVERFKEVADAAEAARDGDYETAAQAGFTDQEITALAGGEFNDTHVSWLPADLDEDGGDEPEVEAATDGSGVTVDTVETETTDRDFKLVDTCAGEFEATTPYYYSTRDPLSGIDRDELQIDPDLESVVVVGGGPIRIGQGVEFDYCSVHAVRALENLGIDAHVVNNNPETVSTDYDTSDGLFFEPVTAEEVADVIEATDADGVMVQFGGQTSVDIGHPLEQELERRDLDCEIMGTSVDAMDLAEDRDRFNKLMDELGISQAEGGSATSKEEALDLAHDIGYPVLVRPSYVLGGRAMDVVYNDEDLETYIEEAVRVSPDKPILVDEFLADAVELDVDAVADEDDVLIGGVMEHVETAGIHSGDSACMIPPRSQEIKDVMPRIREVVEDIADALDTVGLLNVQLAVRDGEVFVLEANPRSSRTVPFISKTAGVPIAKIAAKVMSGATLSELDVQEQIPEQVSVKEVVLPFDRLPGSDPRLGPEMKSTGEVMGTAGSFGKAYQKAQMAVGKAIPLEGTAIVDLPILGFEEHFDVQDFDDYEDTDAIIDAIQSGKVDLVLSRNRDVLEACVEETVTYFSTHESAEAALEAINSADQPLAVQAIDERPKTQREWGAE, from the coding sequence ATGACAGCGGACGAGGACCGTACAATCCTGCTCATCGGCAGTGGCCCGATCAAGATCGGACAGGCGGCCGAGTTCGATTACTCCGGCGCACAGGCGTGTCGTGCCCTTCAGGAAGAGGGTGCCCGCGTCGTGCTCGTGAACTCGAACCCGGCGACGATTATGACTGACCCGGAGATGGCGGACAAGGTGTATCTCGAACCTATCAACACCGAAGCTATCTCTGAGATCATCCGGAAAGAAGAACCCGACGGCGTCATCGCCGGTCTGGGCGGCCAGACTGGACTGAACGTCACCGCCGAACTTGCCGAGGAGGGCGTCCTCGACGAGTACGACGTGGACGTGATGGGGACGCCACTGGACACCATCTACGCGACGGAGGACCGCGACCTGTTCAAACAGCGGATGGAGGACATCGGTGAACCGGTGCCGCGCTCGACGACCATCACGCTCGACGACGGTGAATCGGTCACCGACTTGGACGAGGACTCGCTCATCGACCGCGTCGAATCCGCCGTCGACGAGGTCGGCGGGCTCCCCGTCATCGCGCGCACGACGTACACGCTCGGTGGCTCCGGCTCCGGCGTCGTCGACGAGATGGACGAACTCATCGAACGCGTCCGCAAGGGCCTGCGCCTCTCGCGCAACAACGAGGTCCTCATCACCGAGTCCATCTCCGGCTGGGTCGAACTCGAATACGAGGTGATGCGCGACGCCGACGACTCCTGTATCATCATCTGCAACATGGAGAACATCGACCCGATGGGTATCCACACCGGGGAGTCCACGGTCGTCACCCCCTCGCAGGTCATCCCCGACGAGGGCCATCAGGAGATGCGCGACTCCGCGCTGAAGGTCATCCGCGACCTCGGCATTCAGGGCGGCTGTAACATCCAGTTCGCCTGGCACGACGACGGCACCCCCGGCGGCGAGTACCGCGTGGTCGAGGTGAACCCGCGTGTCTCCCGCTCCTCTGCGCTGGCCTCGAAGGCAACCGGCTACCCGATTGCCCGTGTCACTGCGAAGGTCGCGCTCGGCAAGCGCCTCCACGAAATCGACAACGAAATTACCGGCGAGACGACCGCCGCTTTCGAGCCGGCTATCGACTACGTCGTGACGAAAGTGCCGCGCTGGCCTATCGACAAGTTCCGCGACACGGAGTTCGAACTGTCGACAGCGATGAAATCCACCGGTGAGGCGATGTCCATCGGTCGGACCTTCCCCGAGAGCCTGCTGAAGGCGCTTCGCTCCTCGGAGTACAATCCGGCTGCTGACTTCAACGAAATCGACGACGCGGAACTCGAAACGGAGTACCTCGAAAAGCCAACGCCTGACCGTCCGTACGCGATGTTCGAGGCGTTCTGCCGCGGCTACACCGTCGAGGAAGTCGTCGATATCACCGACATCAAAGAGTGGTACGTCGAGCGGTTCAAAGAGGTCGCCGACGCCGCTGAGGCCGCCCGCGATGGCGACTACGAGACCGCCGCACAGGCCGGCTTTACTGACCAGGAAATAACGGCGCTGGCCGGCGGTGAGTTCAACGATACGCACGTCTCCTGGCTCCCGGCGGATCTGGATGAAGACGGCGGCGACGAGCCGGAAGTCGAAGCGGCGACCGATGGCTCCGGTGTCACAGTCGACACCGTCGAGACGGAGACGACTGACCGCGACTTCAAACTCGTCGACACCTGTGCCGGCGAGTTCGAGGCGACGACGCCGTATTACTACTCGACGCGGGACCCGCTGTCGGGTATCGACCGCGACGAACTCCAGATCGACCCGGACCTCGAAAGTGTCGTGGTCGTCGGTGGCGGCCCCATCCGTATCGGGCAGGGCGTGGAGTTCGACTACTGTTCGGTCCACGCGGTCCGCGCGCTGGAGAACCTTGGCATCGACGCCCACGTCGTCAACAACAACCCCGAGACGGTGTCGACCGACTACGACACGTCCGACGGACTGTTCTTCGAACCAGTTACTGCAGAGGAGGTCGCCGATGTCATCGAAGCGACCGACGCGGACGGCGTGATGGTCCAGTTCGGCGGCCAGACCTCTGTCGACATCGGCCACCCGCTCGAACAGGAGCTCGAACGCCGCGACCTCGACTGTGAGATCATGGGGACCTCCGTCGACGCGATGGACCTCGCCGAGGACCGCGACCGGTTCAACAAGCTGATGGACGAACTCGGTATTTCACAGGCCGAAGGTGGCTCTGCGACCTCCAAGGAGGAGGCCCTCGACCTGGCCCACGACATCGGCTACCCCGTCCTTGTGCGCCCGAGCTACGTGCTCGGCGGCCGCGCGATGGACGTGGTGTACAACGACGAGGACCTCGAAACGTACATCGAGGAAGCCGTCCGTGTGAGCCCGGACAAGCCGATTCTGGTCGACGAGTTCCTCGCCGACGCCGTCGAACTGGATGTCGACGCCGTGGCCGACGAGGACGATGTCCTCATCGGCGGCGTGATGGAACACGTCGAGACGGCGGGCATCCACTCGGGCGACTCCGCCTGTATGATTCCGCCCCGGTCTCAGGAGATCAAGGACGTGATGCCGCGCATCCGCGAGGTCGTTGAGGATATCGCCGACGCGCTCGATACCGTCGGTCTGCTGAACGTCCAGCTCGCCGTTCGTGACGGCGAGGTGTTCGTCCTCGAAGCGAACCCGCGCTCGTCCCGTACCGTTCCGTTCATCTCCAAGACGGCTGGCGTCCCGATCGCCAAAATCGCCGCTAAGGTGATGTCCGGCGCGACGCTCTCGGAACTCGACGTGCAGGAACAGATTCCGGAGCAGGTCTCTGTCAAGGAGGTCGTCCTGCCCTTTGACCGCCTGCCGGGTTCGGATCCGCGTCTCGGCCCGGAGATGAAATCCACCGGCGAGGTCATGGGGACCGCCGGCTCCTTCGGCAAGGCCTACCAGAAGGCCCAGATGGCCGTCGGCAAGGCAATCCCGCTTGAGGGGACGGCCATCGTTGACCTGCCAATCCTCGGCTTCGAGGAGCACTTCGACGTACAGGACTTCGACGACTACGAAGACACCGACGCCATCATCGACGCCATCCAGAGCGGCAAGGTTGACCTCGTTCTCTCCCGCAACCGCGACGTGCTGGAAGCCTGTGTCGAGGAGACTGTGACGTACTTCTCGACTCACGAGAGCGCCGAGGCGGCGCTGGAAGCGATCAACTCCGCTGACCAGCCACTCGCTGTTCAGGCCATCGATGAACGGCCAAAGACCCAGCGCGAGTGGGGCGCTGAGTAA
- a CDS encoding PAS domain S-box protein produces the protein MADAVRVLHVEDDPEFASMTAAFLSRADDRFDVVPATSANEGLTRLSEEPIDCVVSDFEMPGQDGIEFLESVRAIDENLPFILFTGKGSEEVASEAISAGVTDYLQKQQGTDQYTILANRIANAVEQYRSQRALDASRERLSLFIDKSPLGVIEWDESFEVVQVNEKGEEILRRGESALAGKGFETLVPDSALDAVEETITALQEGSGGYYTVLDIETGDGEEIVCEWHNRIIREDGETVAIFSQFQEITERRQRQQRIEALHDTTRELMHVESREAAAELVVETARDLLGLPLSAVFLADESADALRPTAVTDQAQAIIDDHPTFSEGDSLVWEVFDSGEQRVFNDVSTHPNRYNPDTDVCSELLIPLGDHGVLIAASTDAAAFEDASVSLMRTLAANTEEALSRLDRQQELRTLTERHELALEGAELGVWDWNVQTDQVTFDERWANMLGYTLNELDPTVDTWDKLIHPKDRERTYEALNAHLDGETEIYECDHRLKTATGDYRWIRDIGKVVERDENGDPVRAVGIHQDVTDHKKRKQELEDTSRKLQVILDTAPTYILMKDIDSRFLFINSAARELYGIDADKSVVGLSDYDILPDRIAEQTHADDQRALEQKETVEVETVIPVDGTERTHLTRKTPILDDDGEPYALCVVATDITDQKQRERELARLTDEYAAVFENTNDAIALVDIEEPADDPTFRYVRTNEAYERQTGFDTESLTGQTPVEAAGPDIGRRIADHYKQCVSAGEPITFEERDLHPTGVWETQVTPIAADGEITRLVAISRDISDRIEYREELERQNDRLEEFASIVSHDLRNPLSVLEGSLTLARDTGNDEQFDRCYRAIDRMKELIEDLLTLAREGDTVSETEPLNLEPTALSCWHAVETSDATLEVTAESTIYADESRVRQLLENLINNAVTHGGPAVTVEVGDLDDPGFYVADDGGGIPPEKHDTVFESGYTTTDGGTGFGLAIVKEIAAAHDWSVSVTESDAGGARFEFRGVRQES, from the coding sequence ATGGCCGATGCCGTACGTGTCCTGCATGTTGAGGACGACCCCGAGTTCGCGTCGATGACGGCGGCGTTTCTCAGCCGTGCCGACGACCGGTTCGACGTGGTCCCGGCAACGTCGGCAAATGAGGGACTCACCCGGCTCAGCGAGGAACCAATCGATTGTGTTGTCTCGGATTTCGAGATGCCCGGTCAGGACGGCATCGAGTTTCTGGAATCCGTCCGAGCTATCGACGAGAACCTCCCGTTCATTCTCTTTACAGGGAAAGGCTCCGAGGAAGTGGCCAGCGAGGCGATTTCGGCCGGTGTGACCGACTACCTCCAGAAACAACAGGGCACCGACCAGTACACAATTCTCGCCAACCGCATCGCCAACGCGGTCGAGCAGTACCGGTCACAGCGGGCACTGGACGCGAGCCGGGAGCGGCTCTCGCTGTTTATCGATAAGTCACCGCTCGGCGTCATCGAGTGGGACGAGAGCTTTGAGGTGGTTCAGGTCAACGAGAAAGGCGAGGAGATCCTGCGGCGTGGGGAATCGGCGCTCGCCGGCAAGGGGTTCGAGACGCTCGTCCCGGACTCGGCGCTGGATGCGGTCGAAGAGACAATCACGGCCCTGCAGGAAGGCAGCGGGGGCTACTATACGGTGCTTGATATCGAGACCGGCGACGGCGAGGAGATCGTCTGTGAGTGGCACAACCGAATCATCCGAGAAGACGGAGAGACCGTCGCGATCTTCTCGCAGTTTCAGGAGATCACGGAGCGTCGGCAGCGACAGCAGCGTATCGAGGCACTGCACGACACAACGCGGGAGCTGATGCACGTTGAGTCACGCGAGGCTGCCGCCGAACTGGTCGTCGAAACCGCGCGTGATCTGCTCGGATTGCCACTCAGCGCTGTCTTTCTCGCCGATGAGTCGGCCGACGCTCTCAGGCCGACCGCAGTGACCGACCAGGCTCAGGCGATTATCGACGACCATCCGACGTTTAGCGAGGGCGATAGTCTGGTCTGGGAGGTGTTCGACTCCGGCGAACAGCGTGTTTTCAACGATGTCTCCACTCACCCCAACCGCTACAACCCTGACACCGACGTCTGTAGCGAACTCCTGATTCCACTGGGCGACCACGGTGTGCTGATCGCCGCATCGACCGATGCCGCCGCGTTCGAGGACGCATCGGTCTCGCTGATGCGAACCCTCGCTGCGAACACCGAGGAGGCCCTTTCCAGACTCGACCGGCAGCAAGAACTCAGAACGCTCACGGAACGCCACGAACTCGCCCTTGAGGGTGCTGAGCTCGGCGTCTGGGACTGGAACGTTCAGACGGACCAAGTCACCTTCGACGAGCGCTGGGCGAATATGCTCGGCTACACGCTCAATGAACTCGACCCGACAGTCGACACCTGGGACAAACTGATTCACCCTAAGGACCGCGAGCGGACCTACGAGGCACTGAACGCCCACCTCGACGGCGAGACGGAGATATACGAATGTGACCATCGCCTCAAGACGGCGACCGGCGACTACCGATGGATCCGCGACATTGGCAAAGTGGTCGAACGCGACGAGAACGGCGATCCGGTCCGTGCGGTGGGGATCCATCAGGACGTGACCGACCACAAAAAGCGGAAACAAGAACTCGAAGACACGAGCCGCAAACTGCAGGTCATTCTCGACACAGCGCCGACGTACATCCTGATGAAAGATATCGACAGCCGCTTTCTCTTCATCAACAGTGCGGCTCGTGAGCTCTACGGGATCGACGCTGACAAATCTGTCGTCGGCCTGTCCGATTACGATATTCTTCCGGACCGCATCGCGGAGCAGACTCACGCCGACGATCAGCGGGCCCTTGAACAGAAAGAGACCGTCGAAGTCGAGACGGTGATTCCGGTCGACGGGACGGAGCGGACGCATCTGACGCGGAAGACACCGATACTCGACGATGACGGCGAGCCGTACGCCCTCTGTGTCGTTGCGACTGACATTACCGACCAGAAACAGCGCGAGCGGGAGTTGGCTCGCCTCACCGACGAGTATGCGGCGGTGTTCGAGAACACCAACGACGCCATCGCGCTCGTCGACATTGAGGAGCCGGCAGACGATCCGACGTTCCGATACGTTCGGACGAACGAGGCCTACGAGCGACAGACCGGGTTCGACACCGAGTCACTGACCGGTCAGACCCCAGTTGAGGCTGCCGGCCCGGACATCGGTCGTCGAATCGCCGACCACTACAAGCAGTGTGTCTCGGCCGGTGAACCTATCACATTCGAGGAGCGGGACCTCCACCCGACTGGCGTCTGGGAGACACAGGTAACACCGATCGCCGCTGACGGAGAGATCACCCGGCTCGTTGCCATCTCACGGGATATCTCCGACCGAATCGAGTACCGCGAGGAACTGGAGCGACAGAACGACCGGCTCGAAGAGTTTGCGAGCATCGTTAGCCACGACCTCCGGAACCCGCTCAGCGTCCTCGAAGGCTCGCTCACCCTTGCCAGAGACACCGGCAACGACGAGCAGTTCGACCGCTGTTACCGTGCAATCGACCGCATGAAGGAACTCATCGAGGATCTGCTGACTCTCGCCCGTGAGGGGGACACGGTATCCGAAACGGAGCCGCTCAACCTCGAACCGACGGCGCTGTCCTGCTGGCATGCTGTCGAGACGTCTGATGCCACACTCGAAGTCACTGCTGAGAGCACAATCTACGCCGACGAGAGCCGCGTTCGCCAACTCCTCGAAAACCTCATCAACAACGCTGTGACGCACGGCGGCCCGGCCGTCACTGTTGAGGTCGGCGATCTCGACGACCCGGGGTTTTACGTCGCCGATGATGGTGGTGGTATCCCGCCGGAAAAGCACGACACAGTGTTTGAGAGCGGCTACACCACCACTGACGGTGGAACCGGCTTTGGGCTCGCTATCGTCAAGGAGATAGCGGCGGCACACGACTGGTCGGTGTCCGTTACTGAGAGCGACGCCGGCGGCGCACGATTCGAGTTCAGGGGCGTCAGACAGGAGTCATAG
- the carA gene encoding glutamine-hydrolyzing carbamoyl-phosphate synthase small subunit, whose protein sequence is MADAYVAIEGDRVIEARARAPGTARGELVFTTAYTGYEESLTDPSYEEQVLTFSYPLIGNYGVREERFESDRVHPRAAVAREMTDDVAEWLESEGIPAVDHLDTRDIVTEIRDEGAMKCGIAAGPDVTEQDALDELHECKHMSDHTDIGAQVSVDEVEVHNEGGDGATVALVDCGAKGSIAESLVERDAEVHVFPYDATEDDVAAVDPDLLFISNGPGDPENFEQAGELVETYVGDVPLAGICLGQQVVANALGGETEKMEFGHRGVNQPVRDLRSNRVVMTTQNHGYTVADPGDKLDVTQINVNDDTPEGLENDDLNIITRQYHPEANPGPHDSLGFFDDVLGMAGE, encoded by the coding sequence ATGGCTGACGCATACGTGGCAATCGAAGGCGACCGCGTCATCGAGGCGCGCGCTCGCGCTCCGGGGACGGCCCGCGGCGAACTGGTCTTTACAACGGCGTACACCGGGTATGAGGAGAGTCTTACCGACCCCTCCTACGAGGAACAGGTCCTGACGTTCTCCTATCCGCTCATCGGGAACTACGGCGTCCGAGAGGAACGCTTCGAGTCGGACCGCGTCCACCCGCGCGCGGCAGTGGCCCGCGAGATGACCGACGACGTGGCCGAGTGGCTCGAATCCGAGGGTATCCCGGCCGTCGACCACCTCGACACGCGCGACATCGTCACCGAAATCCGCGACGAGGGGGCGATGAAATGCGGGATCGCCGCCGGGCCGGACGTGACCGAGCAGGACGCGCTCGACGAACTCCACGAGTGTAAGCATATGTCTGACCACACCGACATCGGCGCGCAGGTCTCCGTCGACGAGGTCGAGGTCCACAACGAGGGCGGCGACGGTGCGACGGTCGCGCTGGTCGACTGCGGTGCGAAGGGCTCTATCGCCGAGTCGCTCGTCGAACGCGACGCCGAGGTCCACGTGTTCCCGTACGACGCCACCGAGGACGACGTGGCCGCTGTCGACCCGGACCTGCTGTTCATCTCGAACGGCCCCGGCGACCCCGAGAACTTCGAACAGGCCGGTGAACTCGTCGAAACCTACGTCGGCGACGTGCCGCTCGCGGGCATCTGCCTCGGCCAGCAGGTCGTTGCCAACGCGCTCGGCGGCGAAACTGAGAAGATGGAGTTCGGCCACCGCGGCGTGAACCAGCCGGTCCGTGACCTGCGCTCCAATCGGGTCGTGATGACGACCCAGAACCACGGCTACACCGTCGCCGACCCCGGCGACAAGCTCGACGTGACCCAAATTAACGTCAACGACGACACGCCGGAAGGGCTGGAAAACGACGACCTGAATATCATCACGCGCCAGTACCACCCCGAGGCCAACCCCGGCCCGCATGATTCGCTCGGCTTCTTTGATGATGTGCTAGGGATGGCGGGGGAGTAG
- a CDS encoding Lrp/AsnC family transcriptional regulator, protein MDDLDREILSILRRDARTPYTEIADRVGTSEGTVRNRVERLVDDGVIERFTVATRTGNVKAMIEVSVDVNVDTAEVSDRIADWQEVDFVWQVSGEEDIVVVVDAADTDAVNGLITQARELEEVVGTKTRLILNERVG, encoded by the coding sequence ATGGACGACCTCGACAGGGAGATACTCTCGATACTCCGCCGGGACGCCCGAACCCCGTATACGGAAATCGCGGACCGGGTCGGCACGTCGGAAGGGACTGTGCGAAACCGCGTCGAACGACTGGTCGACGACGGCGTTATCGAACGATTCACTGTCGCGACGCGGACCGGCAACGTGAAAGCGATGATCGAGGTCAGCGTTGATGTGAACGTCGACACGGCCGAGGTTTCGGACCGCATCGCTGATTGGCAGGAGGTTGATTTCGTGTGGCAGGTCTCCGGCGAGGAGGATATCGTCGTGGTCGTTGATGCCGCTGACACCGACGCAGTCAACGGGCTCATCACGCAAGCGCGTGAGTTGGAGGAGGTTGTGGGCACGAAGACGAGGTTGATTTTAAACGAGCGCGTCGGGTGA
- a CDS encoding mechanosensitive ion channel family protein: MQFPVGLDIDIVSTYGQLATDGAQFLAAAALLYAVGRLIVVPAVRLALSRTATNKTVASALTSAVHLLSVVFAVVIGASVAGFRGALAGSTLLAAGITLAVGLAAQDVLGNFVAGAFIVTDPDLNVGDIIAWNGMQGTVVDIDLRVTRIRTPDNERIIVPNTELATSAVTNQTSTGPVGISYRFGVSYDADIETVQAIITNAARDLDHVSEKPAPTARVSDLASTAVILTGRIWIPNERRNRLASVRAAFIEQVQADCRAEGIDLSDTSQHELSGDIGVHDGVRPAHERTE; encoded by the coding sequence ATGCAGTTCCCGGTGGGCCTGGATATCGACATCGTCTCGACGTACGGACAACTCGCGACTGACGGGGCGCAGTTCCTCGCCGCCGCGGCGCTGCTCTACGCTGTCGGCCGGCTCATCGTCGTACCAGCGGTCCGGTTGGCGCTGTCACGGACGGCGACGAATAAAACGGTCGCCAGTGCGCTGACTAGTGCGGTCCACCTGCTGTCGGTCGTCTTTGCGGTGGTCATCGGAGCGAGCGTTGCAGGCTTTCGGGGGGCGCTCGCGGGGTCGACGCTGCTGGCCGCGGGCATCACACTGGCGGTGGGGCTGGCAGCACAGGACGTGCTCGGGAACTTCGTCGCTGGCGCGTTCATCGTGACTGACCCGGATCTGAACGTCGGTGACATCATCGCCTGGAACGGGATGCAGGGCACGGTGGTTGATATCGACCTGCGAGTGACGCGGATTCGAACGCCAGATAACGAGCGCATCATCGTCCCGAACACGGAGCTGGCGACGAGCGCGGTGACGAACCAGACATCAACAGGCCCGGTGGGTATCTCCTACCGGTTCGGCGTGAGCTATGACGCCGATATCGAGACGGTACAGGCCATCATCACGAACGCCGCCCGCGACCTCGATCACGTCTCGGAGAAGCCGGCACCGACAGCCAGAGTCAGCGACCTCGCGTCGACAGCGGTCATCCTGACAGGCCGGATCTGGATTCCCAACGAACGGCGGAATCGGCTCGCGTCGGTCAGGGCTGCGTTTATCGAGCAGGTGCAGGCCGACTGCCGCGCCGAGGGCATCGACCTCAGTGACACGAGCCAGCACGAACTCTCCGGCGACATCGGGGTCCACGACGGCGTCAGGCCGGCGCACGAGCGAACCGAATAG
- a CDS encoding AI-2E family transporter — translation MDEKRFVVALFGLAVAVVVGVLAYQFIAALTVSVFLYYSTRRYYTSLRRLRLPARVRAVVVMASLAIPLLLLVSYAAVLLIIEARQFVTQYALVDVAATHVSWLDGAESVPDLTVEGLYSAYQSGQLKPFVDFLSENAMVLTSVASQFFLNLFITTIVTYYLLVDGRRIRGWLLRFDDGAIIREYLEAVDEELEAVLFGNLLNVLAISLIAIAAFTGYNVVAPAAVEVPYPTLAGALTGIASLIPVVGMKIIYLPLTGITALPVVLDGQSSLLAYVLGFLLIAVVVVDTIPDLLLRPLLSGESTHVGLLMLAYTLGPVVLGFYGLFFAPILLVVGMTFANTALPRLLGASEPDGIHPDQLRLEDFS, via the coding sequence ATGGACGAGAAGCGCTTCGTCGTCGCCCTCTTTGGTCTCGCTGTCGCGGTGGTGGTCGGCGTCCTCGCATATCAGTTTATCGCGGCGTTGACCGTCTCCGTGTTCCTTTACTACTCGACGCGACGGTACTACACCTCCTTGCGCAGGCTCCGCCTTCCGGCGCGGGTGCGTGCGGTCGTCGTCATGGCTTCGCTGGCGATTCCGCTCCTGTTGCTCGTCAGCTATGCGGCCGTCCTCCTCATCATCGAAGCCCGGCAGTTTGTCACCCAGTACGCGCTCGTCGACGTGGCCGCAACACACGTCAGCTGGCTGGACGGCGCGGAGTCTGTGCCAGACCTCACCGTAGAGGGGTTGTACAGCGCCTACCAGTCGGGACAGCTCAAGCCGTTCGTTGACTTCCTCAGCGAGAACGCCATGGTACTCACGTCGGTCGCCTCCCAGTTCTTCCTCAATCTGTTCATCACGACCATCGTCACGTACTACCTTCTGGTAGACGGACGACGCATCCGCGGGTGGCTGCTCCGGTTCGATGACGGGGCCATTATCCGCGAGTATCTCGAAGCTGTCGACGAGGAGCTGGAAGCGGTGCTGTTCGGCAATCTCCTGAACGTGCTGGCGATATCGCTCATCGCCATCGCTGCATTCACCGGCTATAACGTCGTAGCGCCGGCGGCTGTCGAGGTCCCGTATCCAACGCTTGCCGGCGCGCTGACCGGTATCGCGAGCTTGATCCCTGTCGTTGGGATGAAAATAATCTATCTCCCACTGACCGGCATCACCGCGCTCCCGGTGGTGCTTGACGGCCAATCGTCGCTGCTTGCGTACGTGCTTGGATTCCTCCTCATCGCCGTGGTCGTCGTCGACACGATTCCGGACCTGCTGCTCCGGCCACTTCTCAGCGGTGAGAGCACACACGTCGGGCTCCTGATGCTCGCGTACACCCTCGGACCGGTCGTGCTGGGGTTCTACGGGCTCTTCTTTGCCCCAATACTGCTCGTCGTTGGCATGACGTTCGCGAACACGGCACTTCCTCGGCTGCTCGGCGCGAGCGAACCGGACGGTATCCACCCCGACCAGTTACGACTGGAAGACTTCAGCTAA
- a CDS encoding sensor histidine kinase: MGSNSDSLPYQASSADQIGELHVAMRRLMAAEDQSEVAAVAVETATAILDFPFSVFWEATDSELKAVTISEPLREHVEAPADPGKVMRHEHGSWLWKQYESDETQRVLVSEEKAASDAPLHGGITVPLAEYGLLTAGTDERAEPTERETQLADILGKNVLSTLERIERERELKRQRDNLDLLNQIVRHDLTNHLQTITGRAELLRDQCSGDALEHVDGIQESSQSAAELLETAGNLATVMRQTDWETEPVALGPVLSSVTEDITATYTDAQVTVPDEFPSVRVQADELLSSVFRNVLTNAIQHNDSATPSVVVDATDDGDVVNVIVADNGPGIPDEQKRTVFERGEKRPDSEGTGVGLYLVRTLVDAYGGDVWVEDNEPRGAVVGLTLPKAADDA; this comes from the coding sequence ATGGGGTCAAACTCCGACTCCCTCCCCTATCAGGCGTCCTCAGCTGACCAGATCGGGGAGTTGCATGTGGCGATGCGGCGACTGATGGCCGCCGAAGACCAGTCTGAGGTCGCGGCAGTCGCAGTTGAGACTGCAACAGCAATTCTCGATTTTCCCTTCAGTGTCTTCTGGGAGGCCACCGACAGCGAACTCAAAGCCGTAACCATCTCCGAGCCACTCCGGGAGCACGTCGAGGCCCCTGCTGACCCGGGGAAGGTAATGCGACATGAGCATGGGAGCTGGCTGTGGAAACAGTACGAATCCGACGAGACACAGCGAGTTCTGGTTTCGGAAGAAAAAGCCGCGTCTGATGCACCGCTGCATGGCGGTATCACCGTCCCGCTCGCAGAATATGGGCTTTTGACTGCTGGGACGGATGAGCGAGCCGAACCGACTGAGCGTGAGACGCAGTTGGCCGACATCCTCGGGAAGAACGTACTCTCGACCCTCGAACGGATCGAGCGCGAGCGGGAGCTGAAGCGGCAACGCGACAACCTCGACCTGTTGAACCAGATCGTCCGTCACGACCTCACGAATCACCTACAGACCATCACCGGCCGGGCGGAGTTGCTCCGGGACCAGTGCAGTGGCGACGCCCTAGAACACGTCGACGGGATTCAGGAGAGTAGCCAGTCGGCCGCAGAACTGCTTGAGACGGCTGGAAACCTTGCGACGGTAATGCGACAGACGGACTGGGAGACTGAGCCGGTCGCCCTCGGCCCAGTCCTGTCCTCGGTGACCGAAGACATCACAGCGACGTACACTGACGCACAGGTTACCGTCCCGGACGAGTTCCCGTCGGTGCGGGTGCAAGCCGACGAACTCCTGTCCTCCGTGTTCCGGAACGTCCTGACTAACGCCATCCAGCACAACGACTCGGCAACGCCGTCAGTCGTCGTTGACGCAACTGATGATGGAGACGTAGTCAACGTCATTGTCGCCGACAACGGCCCGGGAATCCCGGACGAGCAGAAACGGACGGTGTTCGAGCGCGGGGAGAAGCGACCGGACAGTGAAGGGACCGGCGTCGGCCTCTACCTCGTCCGAACGCTGGTCGACGCGTACGGCGGCGACGTGTGGGTCGAAGATAACGAGCCGCGGGGGGCCGTTGTCGGACTCACGCTGCCGAAAGCGGCGGATGACGCCTGA